The following nucleotide sequence is from Bacteroidota bacterium.
TACCGCGACGGCCTGATGAGCGGAACAACGCTTCCGCTGAAGCGTCCCGGTTTGCGCAAAGCGAATAATATCTCGCTCAAACGAGGTATTACTCAAGGCAATAACGACCTCTATACGTGGTTCAATAATGCTGGCGCTCCGAACGTCGAGCGACGCGATGTGACGATCACATTGCTCAATGACGAAGGATCGCCGGTCATGATCTGGACGGTCTTGCAGGCGTGGCCTGTCAAGTGCGAAGGTCCGTCACTCAAGGCATCCGGCAACGATCTTGCCATTGAGTCGATCGAGCTCGTGCACGAAGGTCTTTC
It contains:
- a CDS encoding phage tail protein, with protein sequence MATAYPLPAFYYKVSWNGVDIGFSEVSGLTQEQQAIEYRDGLMSGTTLPLKRPGLRKANNISLKRGITQGNNDLYTWFNNAGAPNVERRDVTITLLNDEGSPVMIWTVLQAWPVKCEGPSLKASGNDLAIESIELVHEGLSLKTA